The genomic DNA TCCCATTCATTTTCTGTTGTCAGCCTGATAGCGCCGCCATCTTTGAGGTTGCCTAGCAACTATAAACTGAATCAAGGACAGTGAACCTGCGGGTAAAAACAGAGCCATTATATTAACTTGATAGAAGTATCGATTGCAAGGCGACGTTTTGTTTGAATAACATGTCTCGTTTTTATAAAGTTGAACATTATAAATGTCAATCGTTCAataatataaaggaaaactTATTTGAAATGCTTTCAACGTTTTGTACGAAATGAAAACGTCTAACTGGAATCAATACACGATATGCACGGTATTCAAAACACGGTATTTCGTCTGTGGTTTGCAAACACACGTTGGAAAGCAAAGACCTAGTCACATTTCTACTCCGTTTTCTCGTTAGCTAGACTTCTTTTACGTCtgtgtttacattttaaatgaatttACTGGTGTGACATCACTCTTACGTCCATTCCAATTGAATGACGAATTTCCGAGTTGGATTCCCTAAGTAATAACAGCAGATCGATACTTTTTGTATAAAGTGTTTATTTAATATTAACAAGGTAATAATATGAACGAGTTGCTAATGAAAATTGAAGTTTCTCCAAGGTGATATCATAACACGTTTTAAAAGACTTGAAGTATAACATTAATTCGTATATACCCTATAAAAGAGTTGAACCAATTTTGTTATGGAGTGTGTTATTGAACATATCACCTCgtaatattgtatattaaatGTAATAGAAAACTCGGCATTTTAGTGACAGTGTTGTGAAATAAATTCAATACAAAGTACTACTGACTCTACAAAGCTGTCAATAACACTACTCCTGGTTACATTGCTGACTTGATTAACACTAAACCTGCAACTCACTTCGCTCAAGTCTACTTCATGTACACcgttgtaatacaaagtcatatgGTGAGTGTGCGTTCTCTAAAGAAGCGCCCCTCTTATGAAACAGTAAaccacttgaacttcgttcACCACTcactgtcgataaattcaagaaggatatCAAGACGTCGCTATATCTGTTTACAAGACCTTTCTAACTTTTACTACGATCTACTATAAAtgttcctgttcagcgccatagaacattatGTCGTATCAaattttggcgctatacaaattcgattgcttgcttgcttgattgcttgattgatggattgattgattgattgattgattgattgattgattgattgattgattgattgattgattgattgattgataaaacaTTCTAATTTGGCCATATTTAGTGCATGTTGGTGTTTCATAAATTCTGTCGGTTGAGAATTTACGAGTTCTCTTTCGACAGACCATAAATGAAAGGAGTGTTTGCATCGATCGATACAACCAATAAATCACCTTTCATACACTGTGTTTTCACGTGACTTGATTTTGCTCACAGCAGTCCACAACTTGGACAATTCCCACGTCCTTCAGCACCCCGGGTACCCCTTGCATTGTTCTAGATTTCACATGAATGGCAGAAACTACTAGTATGTTGAAAGTGTTCCAACTTGAAAGTACAAGGCGACACAATGCCTATAGATCATCATTCGCCATTGGCTAAGTAGGGCGTAAACCCAGATATGCTTTGTTTATAAGCTAATCAGAATTGCCGTCTTTTGTGACTCTCAACCGTACAACACAGTACTTGACTGGGATGACACTAATGCACATGACAACGTCATAATTAGTTACAATTGACATAGTTACCATACTTAAAGCAATGCTTTGGAACGGAATTATGTTTCCTTCCTTCTATAGACGTTTACGACTACAAATTTTGTTCaatattcatttacatataaataagcTGAAACGTAAATTTATTGCGATGAACGTCGTGAGTTGTAAATGACAGATGTTCGGCGTTATGCCAACACGTAACAACGTTGAAGACATTATATCCACGATATCGAAGACCCAAACTATTATTAAATATCATAAAACGACAcatcttaaaataaaatattctatcGGAGAAGCCCGACACATGCGCTCATAAAATGCATCGCGttttccaccaccaccaccaccaccaccaccaccaccaccaccaccaccaccaccaccaccaccaccaccaccaccaccacgttTCTGCATCGCCCCCTATCgcataatatgatatataggGGGTCTATAGTTTGTGTTATACAGGTGATTTCCTCTTAGCTTGCAAATGATATTAATTTAAATTGTGTGTCTATATCAGTGAGACTGGTCATACAATTAGTCTATGAACCAAACCCTGAAAAAAACTGTATTTTTAGCTAAAATGATACtttattatttatacaaataaatataaaaatttatatacaaataaaaagatCTTGGTTATcaaagatttttaaaataaaaaacgccatttttcacattttttcaaCAAAACTGATTaccaatataaatatacaagaCACAATAAAAATAACAGAGTCTGCTATGTatagtgttttgttttttgttatcatttacaAAATAGAGAGCAGGCAATATATGTAAGGGAtatttgtgttatctttattgtgtctatcagTGATTAGTCTCACTGATTTTGATACATCGTTTAcaatagcatttgcaagctaagacgaAATACCTACCTATGCATCTCTACCTATGACCATAATAATgaaccatagacactgtctatgaatAAACCAACTGGTATACCATGTAAGTCTATAAACTACCTGTATACGTACATAAAATTGACTATTTTTCCATTTTATCCCGTGTAGGAGCTAGAGCAGATCTACAAAGTCGTGCAGAAAGCCGTTGTAGTATTGCATCCAGAGCTTCAGAAAGACCAGACACTAGATTTAGGTTAGAAGTCGATGAGGTAAGCTATTAACCAACTGTTCCATCGACCGGAAGTGACGACATGCATTCAAGTcattttatgtcaaaatgtcaaattgaatttttattAAGAATaatcataaattatattaatatgTGTCCTCGAATCATACTTTTTTTCAGAGTTGGGTACAAGATGTCAATTagatttgtaacaaaataaccAAATAAACCATGGAACTTTTCCATTTTTTGTCCGAGCCTGTTGTCTTTGTAACAATGTAAAATGCTGTAATGTTGTGAACAATGTGCAGACTATGCCTTAGATCATATGACGATACTGTAACACAAATTTTAACCATTTTCTTCGTAGTTGGAAATGATACTTCGAGAAAAGGCTAAACGTGGATTCTACGAACTCAGAAAATTGTTCGTATCGAACGACCCTGAAGGACGTGGAACCGTTAGCAGAGATGCCTTACACCGAATCGTTACCACATTCGTCGGCCAGTTCATTGGTCCCAAACAATTCAACCATCTAATGGCAAGGTAcgtaaccatggaaacagtcATACTGGCACGTGACTATTTCCTTCACCgccattaaaaaaatatatgagtTAACGTATTGAACCAGAAAGTTTCATTTAAATTCACATTGTGAGTTTGGTGAATTATTAATCAAATTTACTTACACTATCCGACGCTGTTTGTTGTGATCGTGGATAATTTCCAGCTATCAGAACAACGTATGTTCCGTAAAAAACGACTCAGGGTGACAGACAAGTAATATCCCAAGTTCAGATTAAAATTCAAATCTAAGTGTGAGAAATAGTTATATGGTAGAGCTATAGAATTAGTTGGTACAGAATAAACGTAAACGATCCTATGTAATCGTTATGCTCTACTGATAAGATCACACTAATACGACAACCTGGGATTAAAACCCTGGCCTTTAGATCCTTTGTTAAATTTGGGAAACACCGTTTACTTAaatttagactgtaagatacgtcgtgtagttccgccctcatcggcctcctCTCACGTAtcaccgatgtgtgagggcgcccagtCACGATGTACCTTGCACATGTCACAGACTACGTTTACTCGTTCCATGTACCTAATTACATTTTCTTTTAcaggttgaaacttggtgaaaaACAAGTAGTGAGACTCGACGAGTTTTACGCGGCTTTCCGTGAACAAGTAGCGACAGAAATGCCAGCATGGATGGATCCTGTCAATAGACACCATGTAGAGAAAATCGCCATGACAGCCAGCCAGGTTCATCTACATCTCAAAGAAAAGGCCAAACAAAGGTAAACGTCACAACGTACATGTATCATAAACATGGCTTTGATTTTTGATGAAACGTTAACGTTTTTACCCATTTTATCCTCTGCAAAAAAAATTAACGTTGTGTATCTTATAATTATATGCAACCACACCACATCAGGTTCAACACACTGTACGATGCATCAACAAGCGATATCCTATTCCTAGTAAAATAACACGTCATATCCGAACTTGGACTTTATTTCATACATTGTCGTTGCATTTGATTTTTTAAAGGGTAGATAGATTATTAGTTCATTTTGGAGACTTGCTTCGGTACTTTTTGTTCGAAAACAGTATCTACTAAACGAGAAAGACAGTGGAATTTCGTACGGTTACTAAATCCGAGGTTGAAACTAATTTGTACGGCCTTTCTCCAATTTCAGATTCTTAGACGTTGCTGATTTATTTCCACAAATGAACCCAGGTGGTTCTGGTAGGATACTGAAACCAGAATTCCGTAACGTACTGAACAAGATGTTATTCTTTATGGAGGATGATGAATTTGAGAAATTGTGGTCAAAgtaagtgcgccctctatgtcAGCTTAGTCTGTGTTGGGAGCTGTTATATGTACTTTTTGCAGACTACCGGGGTAGTAATTTCTTGCTTGTTTTCGGTCCATTTGTGTTTTTTTAGTTGCCTTTAGTCAGAATTTTCTTTTTAgctattttaatttttaaaataaaattgtttcgAAATTTCGTAAATGGGGTAATGTTTAGTTCAACAGAACAAAGTATcaagttggttggttggttgggggtggggggtggagTGGGATGGGGGAGTGGGGTGAGTATTTTGAAACTTGGTGGACCTTATGTGTTTGCATTGGATCGGTGGGCAAAACATGTACTATTGATATATTGAAGCAGAaagtattgtttgtttttgcttttgaaacagaaatatcatttatttacctaattatgtgggtttttttcaccTTGCTAGATATGACATTGATGGTATTGGTGTTATCAATGGTGCAAAAATGCTGAATAAACTTGGCATTACAATCCGAGCAGAGACAGCGAGTCCTGCACAAAGATTGGACTCTGCAGATTCAACAGCATGTGAGTTAATACATGGAATTCACTATACCTGCCAATGCCAttatttgatcagtttttatcaaaatggttgaatgaacaaacacacacatatgcaaacagacagacaacaatCTAACCAagcaaacatacagacagacagaaacacacagacagacagacagacagacacacacacacacaccacttTTTGATTTCCTTATTTTCCTTTCACCTTTGTTATCAaagtttccatggttacaatcttcagtaacaatgtatccCTTAAAATGTGTCAactttcaactttgaactttgaacccaGCATAAGGATTCATAATACAATGCTAGCACGATGTTCCATATCCTCCATACTTCATAAGGCATTTTTGTAGGTTTATGCGTAGAACTGagattgatatttttaaaatcattaattattgcAAAATAAGATGACACAACTATGCATTGATAAACACGAGttgtaacaagtaaataaagATCCTAGAGAGGAACACactaaaaaaatatcaaatgtactCCTTCCTCCAAAGTTATCACAAAGGGGTACTGTTGACTAACCCATTAAATCAATCATTATGGTATTTCATTCACTTAATATTTTTACTATCCACATTGAGATGACAACTCGACCTTTGTAACATGGTTATGATGGTTTTCTCAACAGCTGGCCGAAAAATGAAGCGAGTAGAAATAGAACGAGCTAAGTCACTTGACGTCGAAAGATGGTTGAAAAATAAATTCAGAGAAGGATGCACCACTATGAGGAGTGAATTCCAAAAATGTGATAGTGAGAAAACAGGCCAGGTACGTTGAAAATGTCACATCAATACTTGTTTGTATCAGACTTAAGGCAGTTATTTCTGTGTTCTAATCAGGGATGACATTTCGTTatgtttatcatattttttaatgaatatttatcaatgaATAAACCTTTTTATCGAGGATTACTTTTCACATGTTTTCATTTAGCGCCCCCAACATCTTTTCAttgttattcttttgttttctagATTGACCGAGGAGACTTCAGAAGGGTTCTGGAGAAGTTTGGTCTCAAGTTAGATGATAAACAACTTGGTGACTTCTGTGCACGATGTGGTGTAGATATGAAAGATGGTGACAAAGTACCATACAAAGAATTCTTACGACGATTCCAGGATCGCAGTGAAACTGGAATGCCACACAATATCCTTTCTAACCCAAAACACAAGTAAGCGTTTCTTTTAGATGAGTTTTTGAAGTATTGCATGTTAACAAAAcaataagtacatgtaaaatTCTCACATTCTCCTTACATTTCATCCatttcattatacatgttacacCTAGATTTACTGATTTAAcaatttattgatttgaaaaacaaaaatcaaactCTGTTTTGCCATCACTTTGTGCATTACTTACAACCAACTTCAGAGTTATCTAAAGATGCCTGTGATCAGTACATTGTTTTACAAGTGGTGGGCAATTAATACTGACTTTGAAGGTGCTGAAAAGTCTTCTTCTTATCACAATATCAAAACTGACATATAATTCCTGCACAGCTACCCATGGCCCTAGCACACAGCAGAATACAACATATACCATACACATACTGAACACATGATACTCTTTACTGTTACACAGATGGCTTGAAgtactttatattttctgacaGATTACATTATGCTGTGTGCTATGGTCAAGTGTATAATAGAATTCATATATGTGATAAGTGGAAGATTTTAAGTCAGTTTTAAATGTCTATCACTGATAAAACAACTCTGAAATCGGTTGCAATAGGGTCTCATTTATAGACCTGATGTGTCATGGATGTGAATATGTACTCATTCTTTgcattttgttatgtttgtagGAAAGCTATATCACAATATCTGTTCTCGCATatctcaaaaataaaaacaaaaagtaaAGAACAATACATCTAATTAtggtaaaatataataaatggtACTATTTTTTCCGTATGTAGATTCAATAAGAGTGAACGCAGTGGCAGTCCAACCGCCGTGTCATCAATTTCAGCAGTTGAGGCCAAAGTCATGGGTTTGTTCCAGAGGGATTTCTTGGCACTACTTGGGACATTCCAGTAAGTATTTGCAACCCCTCTATGTAAAATTGTAGGTACAGTTTGcctatatatatagtaatagaAAATAGGGAGTGTGTTCAGTTGGCAGCCATCTCTTATATTCTGGTTCTGGATGACATCTAAAAACTTGTATTGAAATCTATCGACAAtgaattttcatgaaaatatatgtCAATGCTGTACCTTTTGACCACAGTTTTGACACTGTATTTGACAAATCCCCAATCTCAGTCTAAAGTAAAGATGGTAGCTGACCATAagttacagaaaaataaaaaaaaaaatttaaaattcatttgacGGGAAAACATGTAAGTGCTGAAAAGATCACCTTATTGTTCAGAGTGTGTCTTCCTACCAATAAATTTGAAAGAGAGTAGTCACTGTTTACAGGGTTGTTTTGTTGATTCACACAGTTTCAAAAACTGATGTTCTAACACTTTTACTGAAACAAAACCATCAAAAGTATGCATTTATCTTATCATGGGTGTTTTGTCTTTAATAATTGTCATGACGTAACCATGACAGCAGCTTGGATAATAACCTAACAGAGTGATATTTTTACCCCCTTTTCTTTAACAGTAAAATTGACAAACAGCATACTGATAGGATCTCTCAGGAAGAATTTAGAGCTGCTATTGAGAGCAGATTTGAGATTGAAATTTCTGATGAAGAGTTTCAAGAGTTCATTGACAGAGTGCCACTTGATGATGAAGGCTTGGTCAAATACCCAGTGTTTATGGCACAATTTGATACAAAGTAAGTTATATGTTGTCAGTCTGTAATAGTTACTGGTCGATCAGGGACATTTCCATGGTGACAGATCATGCCTTGGTCTTCCATTTTGCTTTTTTCCTCAATGATAAATATTGGGTGATAAATTCTTATTTTTGTTCATGCTGATTACTATGGCTGTCATGTGACTAAATGAGAGAatttgtcattgtcaatgtgAGGAAACTACTGTAACCACCACCCCTACCTGTACCCCAACCCCCAAAACTAACCATGATGTGCTGTTTTCAGTTGACATTTTACTTGTGCACTTGATTCACAAATATCAGTTTTTAGAAATTTTTTAACCCAATCTGTTACGAAAAAGTTAAGTCCATTCATCTGTCTATATTGTTGcgttatttgtatatatttataagaCACCAAAGCTGGCATATTTTAATAGTAGTCTAAAGTTTACTGTGCAAAATGAGTGCGCCCTCAATGTTAAACATGTATAATagcatttattttgttttcaaccacctgttgatgaAGTTAGGTCACGGATTTCATTATTGTGATTCACCTATCAGCATGTCAATAGGTTCGTTGGTGCTTGTGTTCCCCTCAAAACTCAAAGAAAGTGAAGAAACTTAAATTAGGAAAAGGAATAACCAATTATTGGAAGTGTATGTTTTTTGAATCATCCGTTCCAAAACATTTACTTGTAGTTCAAATAAAACAACTGACTAAATGTTTTCGACACAAGCATCAGTAAAGAATATTTGTACGATGTCTGATAACCTTCTCTGTTATCTTAGGGGTGCAGCACCAAGTTTATTCGATGCTAAATCGGCTGTAATCCCTGTAGAGAGAAAGGCTGATGTACTGAAGGTACATTCAGATGAGCCAATGGACTTTGAAGAATTTAATAAGGGACGGTCAGTTAAGGAGGTAGGTTATGTTGACTTCAGATACAGCTCTATCTTATCCATTCAAGAAACAAGATAGAATTTTGACAATCAACTTCTTCAACAATCATTAGAGTGGCGTCTGATAGTTTTAAAGTAATTTCTACCTTTAAAAATATCAGTGCCTAATTTATCCCCAACGTAGTGTAGGTTTGATTTATAAATCAAATGACTGTTGTATATACCATAGACCTTACACAAAATTGCTAAAAACATCAGTAAATTCGACTGGTGTATCCgccatttttgtttttgaatgcaAAATTGTGATCAGTCACACGTACGATGTCAGTTCATTTACACATCGTTTACATAATCGCGTCACGCATTTTGCATGAATCAGTAAGATTTTAATCGTTGCCAGAGAGTCTGTCAGGTTTTTTAATCCAATTGCTAGCGAGGTGTTAAAGGGATTCTCACCGACTTTGTCTCAAAGAAATGCCGGCAGAGACGTATCCttttcatgtagggtctatgtatatactTATACTACTATTTTCTAGTTAAGGTAAAATGTGCCCCTGAAAATCAATGTTCCtaaaatttctccaaactttgctGTATGGAAGCTTGTTCTTGgttcttttgaaattataaagaTGTTTGGTGGGCCGTTGCCTTGTTTAAAGAAAATTGACAACCTTCTCATAGTATAGtagtattcggcagccatattggattgtaaaaTGGCTTAACTagtattttgataacatttggaCCTCTAATTATAAAACATTGTATGGTGCCCcctgatttttttcttgattttaactgagaattgGTTTGACATTGTAAACAAAGTAAGATAATTTTAATTCTGAGGTGGATGATTGTCCTGCTGCCCTAACATGGAAATTCTGGTGCGATTCAATTTATTCCTTTTTTTGACAGCACACCTAATTTACTTATTATTAACTTTGATTACAGCTTCAAAGAATCATTAAGAAGGTACTGAAGAAAAATTATCAGGAAGTTGAGGAGACTTTTAATGAAATGGATGAAATGAACTCAAGGAGAATGACACAAGAAATGCTCTTTGACATTCTGAAGAAGTAAGAGGAATTTTgtcaagtttgtttgtttgtttgtttgtttaaaaaaatataagtaTGATGCTGAAGGTGAATTATTTGATGGGAATGTAAACATGGGGTTGCACGGATGGGAATGTAAACATGGGGTTGCACAGATGGGAATGTAAACATGGGGTTGCACAGATGGGAATGTAAACATGGGGTTGCACGGATGGGAATGTAAACATGGGGTTGCAGGGGTGGGAATGTAAACATGGGTTTGCAGGGATGGGAATGTAAACATGGGGTTGCAGGGATGGGAATGTAAACATGGGGTTGCAGGGATGGGAATATAAACATGGGGTTGTAGGGATGGGAATATAAACATGGGGTTGCAGGGATGGGAAGTGTTTTTAGAGAAATAGATTGAGATTAAGAAGACAGTTAGTTTCAAGAAAACAGCATTGTAACAAATTGAACTTTGTAATCTCTTCTGACCATCATTTATATTTTTACCTTGTCATTTAGGTTTGAAGTACGGCCAGAAGTTACAAGAGG from Glandiceps talaboti chromosome 22, keGlaTala1.1, whole genome shotgun sequence includes the following:
- the LOC144452154 gene encoding EF-hand calcium-binding domain-containing protein 6-like, with product MSQAGVQQRPSTQMSQARIGNLPEIPHPLSRLGNPEKLNVRGLSSRAGDRPSSNPAPRPASEIPFVTPRLSRSAAGKGTLHESLDLKRTLPRIPGPFSPTIPEGIEVTVGDPAKTKLPVFGARADLQSRAESRCSIASRASERPDTRFRLEVDELEMILREKAKRGFYELRKLFVSNDPEGRGTVSRDALHRIVTTFVGQFIGPKQFNHLMARLKLGEKQVVRLDEFYAAFREQVATEMPAWMDPVNRHHVEKIAMTASQVHLHLKEKAKQRFLDVADLFPQMNPGGSGRILKPEFRNVLNKMLFFMEDDEFEKLWSKYDIDGIGVINGAKMLNKLGITIRAETASPAQRLDSADSTASGRKMKRVEIERAKSLDVERWLKNKFREGCTTMRSEFQKCDSEKTGQIDRGDFRRVLEKFGLKLDDKQLGDFCARCGVDMKDGDKVPYKEFLRRFQDRSETGMPHNILSNPKHKFNKSERSGSPTAVSSISAVEAKVMGLFQRDFLALLGTFHKIDKQHTDRISQEEFRAAIESRFEIEISDEEFQEFIDRVPLDDEGLVKYPVFMAQFDTKGAAPSLFDAKSAVIPVERKADVLKVHSDEPMDFEEFNKGRSVKELQRIIKKVLKKNYQEVEETFNEMDEMNSRRMTQEMLFDILKKFEVRPEVTRGEIRKLWDTMITNVHGSLDFLQFVRHFGHSLKSAAFPNAKLVPPKRGDADYMIRSRKLNCAADMLEDNLRSKIDYMWDDLRREFLELDSYGTGYVSRTEFRDILQELCVQLNEYELEMLCRKFDSKRDGRVNYIEFLRPFAMRKQTHRIGNQMSHVMSHPQADLPLAPIVDEPHKGLSGLTARLRQRLVGDWRNFRRAFKKLDPERSGYLSVPEFRSVLRLCNIVMDEDEVYHVMSDFDENMTGKINYNKFLSETFKADVNPTPLPYASI